A window of the Rhizobium viscosum genome harbors these coding sequences:
- a CDS encoding BMP family ABC transporter substrate-binding protein: MTKLLSMNRRHFLHASAATALVGAAPGFLSSRALAQTALTVGFIYVGPKDDYGYNQSHAEGAAVVKALPGITVVEEENVPETVDVQKTMESMINLDGATLLFPTSFGYFDPHMLAMAAKYPDIQFRHCGGLWQEGKNPANTGSYFGYIFQGQYLNGIAAGHATKSKKLGFVAAKPIPQVLQNINAFLLGARTVDPTITCQVIFTGEWSLAVKEAEATNALVDQGADVITCHVDSPKVVVETAAGRGAFVCGYHANQSPLAPEKYLTGAEWAWGNVYSDFVKKAQAGEKLGNFVRGGLKDGFVKMSALGPGVSEAGRKAFEATHAEMMKGGFSVFKGPLKDNKGNSVVTADKSYAEDAIELESMNYLVEGVVGSTA; this comes from the coding sequence ATGACCAAACTCCTTTCCATGAACCGCCGCCATTTCCTTCATGCTTCTGCTGCTACAGCCCTGGTCGGCGCAGCCCCGGGCTTCCTCTCCTCGCGCGCTCTTGCGCAGACTGCGCTGACCGTCGGCTTCATCTATGTCGGCCCGAAGGATGACTATGGCTACAACCAGTCGCACGCCGAGGGCGCTGCCGTCGTCAAGGCACTGCCGGGCATTACCGTCGTCGAGGAAGAGAATGTGCCGGAGACCGTCGACGTCCAGAAGACGATGGAATCGATGATCAATCTCGATGGCGCAACCCTGCTGTTCCCGACCTCCTTCGGCTATTTCGACCCCCATATGCTGGCAATGGCCGCCAAGTACCCGGATATCCAGTTCCGCCATTGCGGCGGCCTCTGGCAGGAAGGCAAGAACCCGGCCAATACCGGCTCATATTTCGGCTATATTTTCCAGGGCCAGTATCTGAACGGCATTGCCGCCGGTCACGCGACGAAGAGCAAGAAGCTCGGCTTTGTTGCCGCGAAGCCGATCCCGCAGGTTCTGCAGAATATCAACGCCTTCCTGCTCGGCGCGCGCACTGTCGATCCGACCATCACCTGCCAGGTGATCTTCACCGGTGAGTGGTCACTCGCCGTCAAGGAAGCAGAAGCCACCAATGCGCTCGTCGATCAGGGCGCCGACGTCATCACTTGCCACGTCGACAGCCCGAAGGTCGTCGTCGAGACGGCCGCCGGACGCGGCGCCTTTGTCTGCGGCTATCACGCCAACCAGAGCCCGCTTGCCCCCGAGAAATATCTCACCGGTGCCGAATGGGCCTGGGGCAACGTCTACAGCGATTTCGTCAAAAAGGCTCAGGCCGGCGAAAAGCTCGGCAATTTCGTGCGCGGCGGCCTGAAGGACGGTTTCGTCAAAATGAGCGCACTCGGACCGGGCGTTTCTGAGGCGGGCCGCAAGGCCTTCGAAGCCACCCATGCGGAGATGATGAAGGGCGGCTTCTCAGTCTTTAAGGGACCGCTGAAAGATAACAAGGGCAACTCAGTGGTGACCGCCGACAAGAGCTATGCCGAAGACGCGATCGAGCTCGAGAGCATGAATTATCTGGTCGAGGGCGTCGTCGGGTCCACGGCATAA
- a CDS encoding ABC transporter permease, which yields MTVQANDPAISVVSEKPASLRPILEWIARHAEPVVIGLAAILIGLALFSLFILAIGKSPAMLFQLMYTGGFGSWFSVQNSLSRAAPLLLTALCVALPARLGLVIIGGEGAVVLGGVAAAAIAMPLAGAAPVFLTLILMGIAAMVVGGIWIGLAGFLRHYRGVNETISSLLLSYIAIALMNQFVEGPLRDPASLNKPSTKPLPPEYMLGNIPGMDVHWGLVIGIVACILSWILIEVTSFGFAARIAGGNVRAAQIQGLPVGKLIAGFTAIAGSFAGLAGMVEVAVVQGSANASLAAGYGYTGILVAFLARHNPLAIIPVAILLGGIDASGGLIQRRMGLPDATVLVLQGTLFIVILFCETFYGRLKIFNPDLWKRSL from the coding sequence ATGACTGTCCAGGCCAATGATCCCGCCATCTCAGTCGTTTCCGAAAAACCGGCATCGCTGCGCCCCATCCTCGAATGGATCGCGCGCCATGCCGAGCCTGTCGTCATCGGCCTTGCGGCCATTCTGATCGGTCTTGCGCTCTTCTCCCTGTTCATCCTGGCGATCGGAAAATCGCCGGCGATGCTTTTCCAGCTTATGTATACCGGCGGCTTCGGCAGCTGGTTTTCGGTGCAGAATAGCTTAAGCCGTGCCGCACCCCTTCTCCTGACGGCACTCTGCGTCGCCCTGCCCGCCCGCCTCGGCCTCGTCATCATCGGCGGGGAAGGAGCGGTCGTGCTGGGCGGCGTTGCCGCAGCGGCGATCGCTATGCCGCTTGCCGGTGCAGCACCTGTCTTCCTCACCCTCATTCTCATGGGAATTGCCGCAATGGTGGTTGGTGGCATATGGATCGGCCTTGCCGGGTTCCTGCGTCATTATCGCGGTGTCAACGAGACGATCTCGTCGCTACTGCTTTCTTATATTGCGATTGCCCTGATGAACCAGTTCGTCGAAGGACCGTTGCGCGATCCTGCCAGCCTCAACAAACCTTCGACCAAGCCGCTGCCCCCAGAATACATGCTCGGCAATATTCCCGGCATGGATGTGCATTGGGGCCTCGTCATCGGCATCGTCGCCTGCATCCTCTCCTGGATCCTGATTGAGGTGACGAGTTTCGGCTTTGCCGCCCGCATCGCCGGCGGCAATGTGCGTGCCGCCCAGATCCAGGGCCTGCCGGTCGGCAAGCTGATTGCAGGCTTTACGGCTATCGCCGGCAGTTTCGCGGGTCTCGCTGGCATGGTCGAAGTGGCAGTCGTGCAAGGCAGCGCCAATGCTTCGCTCGCAGCAGGCTACGGCTATACCGGCATCCTCGTCGCCTTCCTCGCACGCCACAATCCGCTGGCGATCATTCCGGTCGCAATCCTGCTCGGCGGCATCGATGCTTCGGGCGGCCTTATTCAGCGCCGAATGGGCCTGCCGGACGCCACGGTTCTCGTGCTGCAAGGAACGCTCTTCATCGTCATCCTCTTCTGCGAGACCTTTTACGGCCGCCTCAAGATCTTCAATCCCGACCTCTGGAAAAGGAGCCTCTGA
- a CDS encoding ABC transporter permease, producing MEETGIGIWGVPLAILAGAIRVSTPFIFVSLGETITERSGRINLGLEGTLVFGAMTAYAVAVMTNSPWLGVLAAMATGAVFGLVHGWICKWPKVNDIAIGIAMMQFGLGLAFFLGKPFIQPAAPHLPAIQLGFWSSMPQIQAALNINVLFLLGAALAFILWWAFKNTRVGLILRVVGDSTDAARAMGINPDRVRLLATAVGGSLAAIGGAYLSLHYPGSWNEGISSGQGLMAVALVIFARWNPIGCFLAALLFGGAGALGPALQSVGVTQGYYLFYAAPYVLTLVIMIATSSPTRSLAGAPGALSLTK from the coding sequence ATGGAAGAGACGGGCATAGGCATATGGGGCGTGCCCCTTGCCATCCTCGCAGGCGCCATCCGCGTTTCCACGCCCTTTATCTTCGTCAGCCTCGGCGAGACGATCACCGAGCGCTCCGGCCGCATCAATCTCGGGCTTGAAGGCACGCTGGTCTTCGGCGCGATGACGGCTTACGCGGTCGCCGTCATGACCAATTCGCCGTGGCTCGGCGTCCTGGCGGCCATGGCAACGGGCGCAGTCTTCGGCCTTGTCCACGGCTGGATCTGTAAGTGGCCAAAGGTCAACGATATCGCCATCGGCATCGCCATGATGCAGTTCGGGCTCGGCCTCGCCTTCTTCCTCGGCAAGCCCTTCATCCAGCCAGCTGCTCCGCACCTGCCGGCAATACAGCTCGGCTTCTGGTCCAGCATGCCCCAGATCCAGGCGGCGTTGAATATCAACGTGCTCTTCCTGCTTGGCGCAGCCCTCGCCTTCATCCTCTGGTGGGCTTTCAAGAATACCCGCGTCGGCTTGATCCTGCGCGTCGTCGGCGACAGTACCGATGCCGCGCGTGCGATGGGCATCAATCCGGATCGCGTGCGCCTGCTGGCAACAGCCGTCGGCGGTTCGCTGGCGGCGATCGGCGGCGCCTATCTGTCACTCCATTATCCCGGCTCCTGGAACGAGGGCATTTCCTCCGGCCAGGGCCTGATGGCCGTAGCGCTCGTCATCTTCGCGCGCTGGAATCCGATTGGCTGCTTCCTCGCTGCCCTGCTTTTCGGCGGTGCCGGCGCACTCGGCCCGGCTTTACAATCGGTCGGCGTCACGCAGGGTTACTACCTCTTCTACGCCGCTCCCTACGTGCTGACGCTGGTCATCATGATCGCGACCTCATCACCCACACGTTCACTCGCCGGTGCGCCTGGCGCGCTTTCCCTGACGAAATAA